A stretch of Parvimonas micra DNA encodes these proteins:
- a CDS encoding exodeoxyribonuclease III — MRFVSWNVNGLRACIKKGFLDYFNEINADFFCLQEIKMSEGQLDLELEGYETYYNYAQRKGYSGTAIFTKYTPLSVKYGMGIEEHDNEGRLITLEYEDFFLVTCYTPNSKQELLRLDYRMVWEDAFRNYLLELNKTKSVIVCGDLNVAHKETDLKNPKTNRKNAGFTDQEREKMSILLDSGFTDTFRYFYPDKENEYSWWSYFGKSRERNTGWRIDYFLTSKDMDDRLVDAQIHQNILGSDHCPVYLEIK; from the coding sequence ATGAGATTTGTTTCTTGGAATGTAAATGGGCTTAGAGCTTGCATAAAAAAAGGATTTTTAGATTATTTTAATGAAATTAATGCTGACTTTTTCTGCTTACAAGAAATTAAAATGAGTGAAGGTCAACTTGATCTTGAACTTGAAGGATATGAAACTTATTACAATTATGCACAAAGAAAAGGATATAGTGGAACGGCTATTTTTACAAAATATACACCTTTAAGTGTAAAATATGGAATGGGAATTGAAGAACATGATAATGAAGGAAGACTTATAACTTTAGAGTATGAAGATTTCTTTTTAGTAACATGTTATACACCCAACTCCAAACAAGAACTTTTAAGACTTGACTACAGAATGGTATGGGAAGATGCTTTTAGAAATTATTTACTTGAATTAAATAAAACTAAATCCGTAATAGTTTGTGGAGATTTAAATGTCGCTCATAAAGAAACCGACCTAAAAAATCCAAAGACTAATAGAAAAAATGCAGGATTTACTGATCAAGAAAGAGAAAAGATGTCTATACTTTTAGATAGTGGGTTTACAGATACTTTCAGATATTTCTATCCAGACAAGGAAAATGAATACAGTTGGTGGAGTTATTTTGGAAAATCAAGAGAAAGAAATACTGGCTGGAGAATTGACTATTTCCTAACTTCAAAAGACATGGACGATAGACTTGTTGATGCACAAATTCATCAAAATATTTTAGGTAGTGACCATTGCCCTGTTTACTTAGAAATTAAATAA